A segment of the Neochlamydia sp. S13 genome:
ACAGCGCGTTGATAACCATAATCAGGAGATGTAGTTTCTAGTGCCCTTAAAAGAGCTGGTGCAAAGATTTCGACTACAAATTTGGGATCTTCAATGCTGTTGAGTTCAGTAACGGCTTCAGCCAACCGTTCTTGATCATCCAGAAGGGCCAGCAATCGAAAGATCTCTGTTAAGGTCTCGCTGCTAAAATTTTTTAATTTTTGGCGACAACGAAATTGCCACTCTACGGCAAAATATCCTGCAACAATAGTACGTTGTTCAGGGTAGCCTTTCAATGCGATGAAAAGTTCATAAAGCCAAGAGAATAAGGATCCTCTAGATTTGGCTGCAATGGCGTCGATCTCTGGCTTAAGTGCTGTCAAAGAGAAAAGCTTAATCAATCGCGCAACACTCATAGCGTCGAGAGAAGAAAATGAATACTTTTGATAGCGCTGTAGATAATACTTAAGCAAATCGACATCAGCCAAGGTAATCAAGGAATCTAAAACATTGATTTTATAGAACTGCATGCTTGTACAGCGATCGAGAATGTGGCGTGCTAACTTCAACACTTTTTCTAGATTAGATCCTTCCTGCCATACTGTAGACTTAAGAAGAGTTTCCAAGTAATGGGCTCCATATTCTAAATCGCTATAACCTACAACTTCAAGGTCGGAACTTTCAGGCCAAATGATCACAGCACCGCGATGGTACCAGAGTTCTTTAGTTGCTCCTGAATTGCCGGTAGCTTCAGAGATTGAAACCTTGCGGCCTGGACCTCCGATCAAAGGCTTATCGGCTAACAAGGCATCTTCACTAAGAAGAATTTTTGCAATTTTTATTTTGTTGCCATCATTTCCCAAAAAGTTATGAGCATATATCTCAGTAGTGTTGATTCCATACTCAGTGTAGTTACTTTCACTACATTCACTATCATCATCATCGCGGTATCTGTTGCGCTTGTATCCATCGCCATAGTAATCTCCGTAGCTTTCTTCATAATAGCTCACGAGGCATAGAAAGGCTTTACACTGATGTTTAGCAGCAGCTTTGAGCAAAATCGAGGTTTTGGCATAATCACTGCTTTTTAAGTTGCTTAGACAAAGGTTTTTTTCTGTGTAAGAATGGTCTAGCAAATAAGTTAAGAAAGGAAACTTATGCTGTTCTTGGCTCCATTTTTGGATATAGCTGTCAACATGTTCAATGATCTCGTCATTTTTTGCCAGCTGAGGCTGTGTGCTTCGGCCTGCAAGAGCTAAATTGTAGACCAAGCAGAGGCGGTAGCCTGAAAGCACTGGTTTAACCTCATGAAAACAATCGGCATAAAAGACAGCATATTCTGGAGAAAACTTACCATTACCAGCGAAGCTGTAGGAAAAGCTCTCACCAGCATGGCTAATAATTAATTCACCGCCTTCATGTGGGGATGGCAAGCTGATGACAAGTGTAGCAAACATATTGTCTATCTTTTCAGTGTCTCTATGAGGTAGAAAGAAACAGCCTTTGCCATAAAGCAGCAACTTATACAGCTCGCACTCAACGGTGACATCCCCCAAACCTAGCTGTTTGGCTATATTTATACACATCTTTTTGAGAGCTTCCTGCCAATCGGGATTCCGGAATTGCAAGGCAGAAGGCGATAACTGCCACACATTGCGGACATTAGTATCGATAAGAGTTTCTTCTTTAAATCCGTAAGGGGCTTGTTCACATTCGGCCATGATCTGTTCAGCTTGCTCTGGACGCAAAGGCAAGGAAATCTCCCCAACATTGTCAATATAGAGACCCGGCAGCAAAGATTGCAGGGTGCCGTGCGCAGTAAAAGTTCCTGGAGATTCTAATTTATTCAATATGGTAAGAAGGTCGATCATCTCATGCTCACGATAATGGGGTGTTGATCATTTCTTTCCAAAATCCTATCATAGCGATTCATTAATCATCATTCCCAAAATACAGAGCTTCTTCGTGAATGATGTAATAAATATTGTAAACCTTCTAAGCTCACGGCATGATGATGGTTCGTTTAAGTCATCAAGCATTAGAAGTCCTTCATCGATACCGTAAAAAGAGTCAATCAATCATTGCAGTGAATTAAGAAATAAAAAAAGGAGTATAACCCATAGCGTTTGATTTTAGAAAGCTGCCAAGATGTGGCGCAAAAGGATGAGGCAACTTGGACTTGAACCAAGGACCAGCGCGTTATGAGTCCATGCAAACCTCAGTAATCACAATCATTAGCAGTAGCTAACGACAACCAAGATAGGAGTGTAAGGGATTTTTATCTATGTGAATCATTCGCCATGATTTGCTATCTTTTGTAGTCGAATGGTCCAGGTTGCGTCCATGTATCTGTATGGTGATAAACTAAAACCAGGAAGAGCTCAATCAAAATGAAAAAGCCCATCATGATACATGCACAATGGGCTTAATTTTAGACAACCAAAGAAACTTTATAAGGAACGCCTTCCGTATAAGCATAGAATTGCTTTGCAATAGGCGTTCTTTTTTCTTGGTATTCTTTCACTAAACGTTTTTGTTCAGCTGGGGATTTTGAGGTTAATGCAAAAACCCGTCTCATAAAGAGAGTATCAATTGCTTGTAACTTTTCGAATGTTCGTTTAGTTAACTTTGTTTTTACTAAAGCTATAATTGCATTGATAAGTGGAATAAGTCCAACGCTAACAACACTTAATGCGATCTTCCATTTTAATAATTTTGGAGGAGTCGCCTTTTCATAGTGAGTTTGTACTTCAGTGCGGAAAGCCTCCAAACCTGGTTCACACTTCCTAGCATCGAAACTACTTGTTTGTGTACCCCTAATTGCCTTTGATGTTTGATGCATGAGGGTGAACAAACCAATTCTTGCACATTTTTCAACACTGGCACCTTTGGGGCCAAAAAGCTTATTCCATAAACCTGGTTTCTTTGCGACCATTAAACCAGCTGGCTCAGTGTCGATAAAAGCAAGTTTTCCCGCGGGAGTTAAACGAATATTGTCAAAGGAGGCGTCTACAAAACCAGCCTTTTGTACTATAGTGGATATTTTCCTGGCTATTTCCCTTTGATGTTCTGCATCCATGTCTTTGATAGCTTGAACCGTATCTTCAACACTTAAAATATTGATTTTTTCACAAACTACACAATACTTCCTGTTAGATTCTGTTACTCCGTCCAAGTTTGCATAGGCAACCAATTTTTTTCTTGGAAGAACTACATCAATGTTTGCTTCTCGGGCGACTTTTTGAATCCGATTTGCCATTTCTATTCGTAGAATACTTTCTTCATCGATGAAAAAAGCCATTTCGTTTCTATCGTTCATTGGCCCAATAATCAATTGATCTTTTGGAACCCGGCTGGCTCCTGATTTGATTATCCATCCATCTAATTCATCATGTTCAATAACGCTATAAAATCGAATTCTTTGCAGAGCATCAACATCTAAGAGGGCTTTATTGCTTAACAGATTAAATCCATGCCTTGTTAATATTTGATTTTTTTCTATAATCTTTTCACGATCATAAACTAGTGGTTCAGAAAGAACTTGCTGGACCTCAGGGTCAGATATTAATCGCTGCGCAGTTGCTGCAGCTTTGTTGTCTTCATTTTCTAATAAGTGCCTTGACAATCTTTGCTCACTGAGGTCTACTGAGGGCACATAAGTGTTCGAATAATAAGATGACTTGAAAAAGTCAAAAAAAGTTGGGGTCATTTTTTTTACCTTCCATTTTGGCCTATAAAAGGCCCTTTTGTTTTAATTTAATTTATTAAAAGTTTAATAATATCAGAAATAATAAATTAAAACTACTCTAATTGCAAAAAATCATCATAATAATTTAATCTGTAATATTAATCTCTTAAGAAAAGCCCTTAAGAGATTATCTTTCTCCACCTAACTTCAAGCAAAGTATGTTATCATGCTTGGAGGAATTAAAAAAGTTACAAATAAAAACTTGAGAAGTGATGGGTTGTATGGATCAATTTGATGAGAAGGAGTACAGAAATCCTTCTTTTTGGGTGTCGCCTGCATCTTGTATAGATAACCGATAGTCTGGCCTGGGGTTGCCCTGCGAAAGATAATCGTTAAGGATAGCTGCTTGTGCCCTTTCCCGCTCATCAATATTGTCGCAATAGCGGATTAGGAAGATAACCCCTAGCTTACTGTTTATCTGGAACTTTTTTTCCAGACCTCTGATGCGGGTGTTGAATTTCATTTAGCCTCCACAATTTCTAGCCGCTTTTCGATATCCTGAAGCTCCTTAAATTTGATTAGATGCCCTATGATGTCATTGGCAAGATTTCTTTGCAGAAAGGATTTTCAACATCCAGCAATTTGACTAGCCTATCCACTACCTTTACGGAATGGGCTTTTAAGGGTTGCACAGCATTTTCAGCGATAAGATTGCGCAGTCGGTTCAATTCTGCTTTGAAACTGAGTCTTTGATCCATTCGTAGCAAGTTTGACGGGCAATCTTAGCTTGTTGGCATCCTTCACTTTCAGAAGGAGTTGCTACAAGAAATGGCTATGCCTTGAGTCGTCTTTCTGCTAGTCCGGTTTTATTAGATGTGACAGACGTCAAGTAAACGGACTCTTCCATCTTCTGAAGCATGCGAGCATTTGAAAGTTGAAGTTTTGCAACTTTGCGCACTGGGTTTTCTGTTACCCAGCCCCATTCCTTAAGCATTATGGTAAAAATATGGGACAGGCTAGAAATATACCAAATGGCTGCTGTTGGCGAACGGGTCTTTCCTGGTTTTATTTCTTCTGATAGGAGCAAACTTTTCTTTCCTGCGACCAGGCTTGATTTGATGCAATCCAGGCTGTAATTACCAAGCTGGCGTTTCCACCCTAGCAAGTGGCGCTGGACGTTCTTGGCATCTTTTGGTTTCCGGAGCAAAATCGACTTGATGTACCTGTCGATAGCTTCACTCAAAGGGTGCTTTTAGGCTTCAACTTTGTCGAAATAGCGGTCTTTTTCGACTTCTATGTTGGTATCGCTTTTTCACTTTTTGGCTCATATTAATGAGCTGAATGTTTTGGTGATTGGCGCATGGCCCTTGGCTCTGACGCGTGCTCGATAGCTTACACTGCCGTCACTATTCTTACGTTCATCTATCCCTTTCACAGCAGAACCCTTTTCTTCTTGGTTATTGTTAGGATTAACTGTTGCTAGTGATGAAAAATTGATTGTACTTAGTTGTGTTGTTTTGCCAGTGAGTGGTCCACCAGTAGTCCAAACGGCATTCTTTTCCTCTTCATCTAAATGGATGTAGCTAGAAGATCCTGCTTGACGCATATTTCTAAGCAAGTTTATAAAAAGTGGGGCAACCTGGACTTGAATCAGGGACCAACGGGTGATGAGGGCGGGAGAATACCGACATATCCGATATCAATCAGCCGCTAGGAGCACTAGCGGTAAAGGATTTAAGACCAAAAAGCTATTGAATTTTGCGGGATTTTTCTGGGGAAATCTGCATGTCAGTGAACCGCTAGTGAACCGTGTAGTTTTATTTAACGAATAGGACAAGTAAGAACCTTGAGGAAAGTATACCGCTAATCCGCTACGAGAAATAGCTGCTTCATCGGATTTTTTAATTAAGATTTTTTCTGATATTAGTCCTACCTGAATCGATATTTCTTTCCATTGATCTAAGAAATTTCTTTACAAGTGATATCTACATAATGAAAAAAAGCTTTGTTGGCGATAAATATGACAAAATAGACCTAAACCGCCTCCCAAATAAGTTCCTACAATTTCTCCTAGAGGATGAGTTATTTTAGTAACCCCTTGTTCATTTTGTCCTGAAAGGCTAAGAAACTCTTTCCCAAAGATTTCATGATAGCTATCACGGTTGATTAAATTTGTAATAAACCATAATTTGCCAATCAATTTATTGAGACGAACTGATATTTTGCTATCTCGAACAGAAGTACATATTAAAATTTTACGAGGTTGAGACCCATCTTCTTGATCTAAATAGGCAGTTTTCCAACGCCAAGGAAAGCAATACTCTTTTAATTTTCCTGTAAATGTACTCCAAGCAGTGTAGGAATGTGAATGTATAAGGTAGACTCAACAACTTTCGAGTAGTTTGAAGTTCCAAAAAATGACATATCATAACAATAACCAGTTCTTCTAATTCCTTTTAAAACATCATTATTTCCAAAGACGCCTCTTTCCTGAGCATAAATACTAAATTCTCAGTCATTGCCGTAAATTTTCATATAACCTTCTCAATCTTATAAAAGCATAAATATATCATATTTAATAATAAGCAACAGATGTAAATAATTAATTGCACAGTTTTCTGTGTTTCTGTATAATAAATTTAGGAGGTGATTTATGACTAATCCACATAAAGCCCGTTTAACTTTGGACATGGATCCCAACGAGCATGCCTATTTGAAGATGGCTTGCGCTAAACTAGGGGTAACCATGCGTCAATTCATGCTTCTTGCGACCTTTGAGAAGATGGAAAAAATCGAAGATGAGTGGCTCGCTGAAAAAGCTCATCAAACTCTAAAAAGAATTGAATCCGATGAGGAAAAAACATCTTCATGGAGGAAGGCTAGAGAGCGTTTAATGTGAAATACGAAGTCGAAATCTCAGAAAGTGCAGAAAAGTTTCTCGAAAAAGTTCCAAAGAAAGATCGTTTAAGAATCCTGGAAAAAATCGATACATTAGTAGATGATCCGATGCCTTCAGGAAGCATTAAATTGCACGGCCAGAAAACTCTTCTGTATCGCATACGTTCCGGTGATTATCGCGTTGTCTACTCCATTAAGAAAGATGTGTTAATCATTTTGGTTGTTGAGATTGGACATAGACGAGAAGTGTATCGCTAATTTTGAAAGACAGCTGCCTGCTTGCCTCCAATTGATATGTTGTATAGGATTAAAGGGGGTATTTGCCCATAGGCGGTTGATGCTTTCTCTTGAGAGATCTGCTGGAAATTTTTTGTATAATTCCATTCTAGATTTATGCTCAAACGCTTGTAAATGGATGATTTCTTGTGCTAAAATGACAATAAATTATTCTAATTATGTGAGTGATGTGCTATGAAATGCAACGCTGAACTAAATGCTCGCTAAAAGAAGATTATGACTTATCTTCTCTCTTGTCGCACGGTTAAGGAAGCTGCTCAGAAAGCAGGTATTCGACTTGCAACCGTATTCAAATGGCTGAAAGACCCATTATTCAAGGCTGAACTCGATCGTTTAAGAGAAAAGGTTATTTCTGACGTCGTGGATAGGCTTAAAGTGTATTGCATGCAGCTTGTCATGTCAAAGATCGAAATCCACTAATGATGCCCTCCACAGCCTTTGCATGTAAAAATGTGGGACCCAATCTTCTGTTGAGGCCTTAATGCTTCGGGAAGACCTTGCAAGATCCATTGGCGTAAATCAATTTTATGGTCTTTTAAGGCATCTCCGAAACTTTCCCCTAAGGGAGCTCTGGCCAAAGCTTCGATTGCTTATAGTTGCCCTTGATCTTTCTAATAAATTTAGCCCCAGCAGCATCCACATCAGGACAAATCAGAAAAAGTAAGGCTTTTCGTATGAGATAATCAGTATAAAGATCAAGTGGCTGAGTTGATCCTCCAGTGGCAATGCAAAAGCAGAGATCGGCAGCAAACTGTTGAATCAAGATAGCGTCAAATTCTGATTCCAAGATGATAGCCACTCTTTTATTGATATCGCCATATGCCAAGTATTGAGATTTATTGATGAAAATAAGATGGCACTGTGCCGCCAGTGTGCTACCAAATTTCATTTTCTGGCAAATCGCAAAAAAAAGTAGTTGCCGCAGGAATTTTCTCTTGATAAAATGTCTTTTTCTATAAATAGCAAAACCTGCTTTATATATGACAATAAAAAAATTAAAAGAACACCTGCAAAAACAAGATCAAGACTCCTTACTAGATGAAATATTGACGCTTTACAAAACTTTTGACTTTGTAAGGAAATACTATGATTCTCGTTTAGAACCTCGTGCACCCTCTGATATAGCGCAAAAATACAAGAAAATTTTGGAAGAACAGTTCTGCCCCAAAAAGGGTTTTC
Coding sequences within it:
- a CDS encoding 2OG-Fe(II) oxygenase, whose protein sequence is MIDLLTILNKLESPGTFTAHGTLQSLLPGLYIDNVGEISLPLRPEQAEQIMAECEQAPYGFKEETLIDTNVRNVWQLSPSALQFRNPDWQEALKKMCINIAKQLGLGDVTVECELYKLLLYGKGCFFLPHRDTEKIDNMFATLVISLPSPHEGGELIISHAGESFSYSFAGNGKFSPEYAVFYADCFHEVKPVLSGYRLCLVYNLALAGRSTQPQLAKNDEIIEHVDSYIQKWSQEQHKFPFLTYLLDHSYTEKNLCLSNLKSSDYAKTSILLKAAAKHQCKAFLCLVSYYEESYGDYYGDGYKRNRYRDDDDSECSESNYTEYGINTTEIYAHNFLGNDGNKIKIAKILLSEDALLADKPLIGGPGRKVSISEATGNSGATKELWYHRGAVIIWPESSDLEVVGYSDLEYGAHYLETLLKSTVWQEGSNLEKVLKLARHILDRCTSMQFYKINVLDSLITLADVDLLKYYLQRYQKYSFSSLDAMSVARLIKLFSLTALKPEIDAIAAKSRGSLFSWLYELFIALKGYPEQRTIVAGYFAVEWQFRCRQKLKNFSSETLTEIFRLLALLDDQERLAEAVTELNSIEDPKFVVEIFAPALLRALETTSPDYGYQRAVFQALGAVYFNRVTEHFGVEPQKPITWARAGSCTCSCEFCQQFNKFLSDPERAAFSIEKTLKRNLLHIQEMIDNKQFDVVGEIISDKNKFSGHFSKNEASYLKALKLFQTAHKQQKQVAALLP
- a CDS encoding type II toxin-antitoxin system RelE/ParE family toxin — its product is MKYEVEISESAEKFLEKVPKKDRLRILEKIDTLVDDPMPSGSIKLHGQKTLLYRIRSGDYRVVYSIKKDVLIILVVEIGHRREVYR
- a CDS encoding toprim domain-containing protein, producing MKFGSTLAAQCHLIFINKSQYLAYGDINKRVAIILESEFDAILIQQFAADLCFCIATGGSTQPLDLYTDYLIRKALLFLICPDVDAAGAKFIRKIKGNYKQSKLWPELP